The following proteins are encoded in a genomic region of Magnolia sinica isolate HGM2019 chromosome 1, MsV1, whole genome shotgun sequence:
- the LOC131248475 gene encoding uncharacterized protein LOC131248475 translates to MTALFQDMINKEMEVYVNDMIFKSRMIEGHFEDLKKLFDKLEKFKLRLNPQKCVFGATGGKLLGFIISEDGIRVDETKTKAIIEMPPPKTEKEIREYANQIHAPASELYNLTSPWPFSIWGLDIIGKVSPKASNGHEYILVAVDYFTIWIEATSFTTIIASHVVKFMKNNIISRYGIPHAIITDNGTPFVNKRMVDFLDKFKIQHHRSSPYRPQMNGGVEAANKTIIRILERIVKTYRDWSEMLPYALWAYQTSVRSAIGATPYELVYGMKAVLPVEIKIPSLRIQLESEVEEGEWQ, encoded by the exons ATGACTGCTTTGTTCCAAGACATGATAAACAAAGAAATGGAAGTCTACGTGAATGACATGATCTTCAAGTCTCGCATGATTGAAGGACACTTcgaagacctcaagaagctcttcgacaagttagaaaagttcaagctccgtCTCAATCCGCAAAAATGTGTATTTGGGGCAACCGGAGGCAAGTTGTTAGGCTTCATTATCAGCGAAGATGGTATTCGGGTGGATGAGACCAAGACTAAGGCAATCATTGAAATGCCACCACCcaagactgaaaaagaaattcGGG AGTACGCGAACCAGATCCATGCGCCCGCTTCCGAACTCTATAACTTGACAtcaccatggcccttctctatatggggaTTGGACATCATCGGCAAGGTTAGCCCCAAAGCATCAAACGGGCATGAATACATCCTGgtggcagtagattacttcaccataTGGATAGAGGCAACATCATTCACCACCATCATAGCCTCTCACgtggtcaagtttatgaagaacaacatcattagccgaTATGGGATCCCTCATGCCATCATCACAGACAACGGAACtccgttcgtcaataaaaggatggtcGATTTCCTCGATAAGTTCAAGATTCAACACCACCGATCAAGCCCCTATCGTCCTCAAATGAATGGCGGGGTCGAAGCTGCAAACAAAACTATCATCCGCATACTGGAGAGGATTGTGAAGACATATCGTGATTGGTCAGAAATGCTTCCCTACGCACTCTGGGCCTATCAAACGTCTGTACGGTCTGCTATAGGCGCAACTCCATATGAGCTCGTATATGGAATGAAAGCAGTGCTGCCAGTCGAAATCAAAATCCCATCACTACGGATACAGCTGGAAAGTGAGGTCGAGGAAGGCGAATGGCAATAA